The Hymenobacter chitinivorans DSM 11115 genome segment GTGGAAGTGCTTTCGGGCCTGAAGAAGGATGACAAGATAAAGGTGCTCGGTCCGCCGGCCGACGGCGAGAAAAAGGGCTAGTTGGAGTTGGTACAACGTACTCTGGCCCTGGCAAACGGCCCAACCCTGCGCGGGTTGGGCCGTTTGCTGTTCTACTCCAACCCATTCCCTTCGCCATGCGCCCCCAAGCCTACACCCTGCACTTCAACCCCAAGCTCAGCCTCAACGAAGCCGGCAAGCACGTGCGCGACGGCCTGTCGGCGGTGCTCTGCACCGGCAACAACCTGTGGCTGAGCTGCGACGAGCGGACCAGCATCGAGCGGCTCACCCGCACCGGCCCGCACGAGTACGGGCAGCACGCCAGCTACCAGCTCGCCGATTTGCTCGATTTGCCCGCCGACAAGGCCAGTGAAATCGACATTGAGGGCCTGGCCGAGGCCGACCACTACCTCTGGGTGATTGGCTCCCACAGCCTCAAGCGCAAAAAGCCCGACCACGAAGACGAAAACGTGGCCAAGCAGATTGCCAAGCTGGCCAAGGTTGAAAACGACCCCAACCGCTACCTGCTGGCCCGGATTCCGCTGGTGCGCAACGAGCAAACCGGCGACTTTGAGCTCTGCAAAACCGCGCCTCACCCCACCAAGGCCGCCGAAACCCTGCGGGCCGCTCAGCTCCACGGCAGCACCGACACCAACGAGCTGACCGATTTGCTGGCCGAAGACCCCCACCTAAAGCCCTTCATCAAGATTCCCGGCAAAGACAATGGCTTCGACATTGAGGGCTTGGCTGCGGCCGCCGACGGCCGCCTGTTTGTGGGCTTGCGCGGGCCGGTGCTGCGGGGCTGGGCCGTGGTGCTGGAGCTGCTGCCCGAGCTCGACAAGCACGGCCGCCTGCGCCTGGCCAAAATCGGGGGGGAGCAGAAGTACTACAAAAAGCACTTTCTGGCCTTGGGCGGCATGGGCCTGCGCGAGCTGCGCCAGGCCGGCGACGACCTGTATCTGCTGGCCGGCCCTACTATGGACCTCGACGGTACCATTGCGGTGTACTGCTGGCCCGGCGCTCTGAATCAGGAAGGCGACTCGCTGGTGGGGCCCGACAAAATTAAGCGCCTGTTCGACGTGCCCCACGGCCACGGGCCCACCGCTGGCCAGGACAAGGCCGAGGGCATGGGCATTATTGATAAAGACCACCTGCTGCTCGTGTTCGACAGCCCCAGCGAGGCCCGCAAGCCCGCCGCCCACCAGGTGCGGGCCGATGCCTACCGGCTGCCGGGCCAGTAAGGCGCTGGTCGGTCTGCCCGGTTTCCGCGTACTTTGCCCGCCCGATCTACTTTCCAAACCACCACACCATGGCTGCCAAGCTGCTCCAAACGCCCGAAACCTCTTACCGCATCCATTTCCAGGACTGCGACATGCTGGGCCACCTCAACAACGCCCGCTACCTCGACTATTTTCTCAATGCCCGCGAAGACCACACCACCGAGCACTACGCTCTCAACCTGGGCCAGCTGGCGAAGGAGGAAGGCGCCGGCTGGGTGATTACCAAGCACCAGATTGCCTATCTGCGCCCCGCCAACCACGGCGAAACTGTGCGCATCCGCACCCAGCTCATCAACTTCGACAACTCCAACCTGGTGGTCGAAATGCAGATGCTCAGCGAGGACGGGAGCCGGCTTAAGTCGGTGCTGTGGTCGGAAATGGCCTTCGTGCGCGTGGCCAGCGCCACCCGCACCGACCACACCGACGCGCTGATGGACATGCTCGACCAGCTCGACGTGGAAGACGTGAGCTACGACCCCGACGGCTTCGACGAGCGGGTGAAAAGCCTGCGCAAAAAGCTCAAGCGCGACCGGGCCGGCCGCGACGACGAGTAACCCAGCTCCACTATCTGCGTACTACCCAAGCCGGTTCTGCCTAGCGCAGACCGGCTTTTTCGTTTCCTAACCTACTACCCAACCCTAACATCTATTCCCATGAGCATCTTTGGCAGTGATAAACTAAAAGGCAAGAAAATAGCCATTGTAGCCACCGACGGCTTCGAGCAGTCGGAGCTGGAAGAACCCAAGAAATACCTCGAAGGCGAAGGCGCCGAAACCCACGTTATTTCCCTGAAAAGCGGCTCCATCAAGGGCTGGGACGAGAAAGACTGGGGCAATAAAGTCGACGTCGACAAAACTATCGACGAGGTGAGCGTGGCCGACTACGACGCGCTGGTGCTGCCCGGCGGCCAGATGAACCCCGACGTGCTGCGCACCGAAAAGAAAGTGGTGGACTTCGCCGCCGAGTTTATGCGCTCCGGCAAAGTAGTAGCCGCCATCTGTCACGGCCCCTGGACGCTGATTGAAACCGGCCTGGTACACGGGAAGAAAATGACCAGCTGGCCCAGCCTGCAAACCGACCTCAAAAACGCCGGCGCCCTCTGGCAGGACAGTGAAGTGGTGGTTGACAAGGGCCTTATCACCAGCCGCAACCCCGGCGACCTGCCCGCCTTCAACAAGAAGATTGTGGAGGAAATCCTGGAAGGCCAGCACGCCCCCGTTCGTAACCCGAGCGGTTGATTTTTATAAAAAGGCCCCGTTCAGCAATGAGCGGGGCCTTTTTTTGTGCGGTGGAAGAGGGGCTACAGATCCACGGCCATCCGGATGGTGCCGCGCTTGTACATCACCGTGCCCAGCGGAATTTCCCGGAAGCCCAGCTTGCGGTATACGTGCAGGGCGGGCAGCAGAATGTGGTTCGAAACCAGCTCCACCCGCTTGACGCCCATCGTCCGGGCGCGGTCCAGAATGGCCTGGCACAGCCCAAAGCCAATGCCGCGACCCTGCATCTGGCTGGTGACGGCCATTTTGGCCAGCTTCCAGCTGTGGTCGGCGGGGTTGTGCAGCAGGGCGCCGGAGCCTACGATCTTGCCCTCAGCGCGGGCCAGCAGAATAAAGCCGCCCGGGTCCAGTAGGTGGGTCTGCGGGTCGCCCAGGGTAAGATGGTCGGCGGGCTCCAGCTCGAAGTAGCGCGTAATCCATTCATGGTTGAGGCGCCGGAAATCGTCGTGGTACTCGGGCGCGTACTCAATGATTTCGAAGGTAGGTGCAGTAGTTGGCATGGCGCAAAGATGGGGCAAGCCGGCTTATCAGTGCACCAGAGCCAATAATTCGGCGGCGTAGTGGTGGTAGACCAGGTAAAAGCCCGCGTCGAACAAGAGCAGAAAGCCGCCCTGCAGCCACAGGGAGCGGCCGAAGCCCAGCAGCCGCTCGGGCCGCTGGGCCTCGGCGGTCTGGCCCCGGGCCCGCAGCCAGCTGCCTATGGCCAGATAGGCCACGTCGAGGCCGGCATTGAGCAGCAGAATCTTCTCGAAGTTGAACTGGGCCTCCAGGCTGGCCGCCAGCGTCAGGCCGGCTACGTGGTTGGGGTTGGCCCGCACGATGCCTACCACGGCCAGCACGGCGTTGACGAAGTTCCAACCCACGTTCATCTGGTGGAAATAGTGGGTTTCAAAGCGGCCGTCGGTGCGGGCCACCAGGTAGCCACTCACCAGCAGGTTGAGCAGGGCCCAGGTGCCGAGCACGGCCATGCCGTGCTCGGCCAGCAGTTCGCGGCCGTGGTTGAGGGCGGGTAAGGTAGCGGCAAGGTCAGCAGCCATTAGTAAGGATATCCGGTAAGTGAGCAGGCCAAACTAGCGCATAAAAAAAGGAAGCCCGGGGAGGCTTCCTTTTTCGGTATCGAAACGGGTCAGGCTATTGGGTGAAGCCAATGCCCACGTAAACCTGGAAGTTGCTGTTTTTGATGTCGCTCAGGGCTTTGTTGCCCGTCGTGGCCAGGTTCTGGTCCTTGATGATTTCGTTAAAGCCAGCGTTGTAGCGGGCCCCCACGCGGGCCGGACCTACCCGGGCTTCGGCGCCCACGGCCAGGCCGTAGTCGAAGCTAGTGTAGCTGTAGCCGTAGGTGCCGCCTTCGTCGGCAATCTTACGCTCGTTGCCGTCCTCCGTTACCTTGGTCAGCAGCGACACTTGGGGGCCGGCGTGAATGCTCACGTTGTCGAGGATGTTGAACACCAGCAGGACGGGC includes the following:
- a CDS encoding DUF3616 domain-containing protein translates to MRPQAYTLHFNPKLSLNEAGKHVRDGLSAVLCTGNNLWLSCDERTSIERLTRTGPHEYGQHASYQLADLLDLPADKASEIDIEGLAEADHYLWVIGSHSLKRKKPDHEDENVAKQIAKLAKVENDPNRYLLARIPLVRNEQTGDFELCKTAPHPTKAAETLRAAQLHGSTDTNELTDLLAEDPHLKPFIKIPGKDNGFDIEGLAAAADGRLFVGLRGPVLRGWAVVLELLPELDKHGRLRLAKIGGEQKYYKKHFLALGGMGLRELRQAGDDLYLLAGPTMDLDGTIAVYCWPGALNQEGDSLVGPDKIKRLFDVPHGHGPTAGQDKAEGMGIIDKDHLLLVFDSPSEARKPAAHQVRADAYRLPGQ
- a CDS encoding type 1 glutamine amidotransferase domain-containing protein, producing MSIFGSDKLKGKKIAIVATDGFEQSELEEPKKYLEGEGAETHVISLKSGSIKGWDEKDWGNKVDVDKTIDEVSVADYDALVLPGGQMNPDVLRTEKKVVDFAAEFMRSGKVVAAICHGPWTLIETGLVHGKKMTSWPSLQTDLKNAGALWQDSEVVVDKGLITSRNPGDLPAFNKKIVEEILEGQHAPVRNPSG
- a CDS encoding GNAT family N-acetyltransferase, translated to MPTTAPTFEIIEYAPEYHDDFRRLNHEWITRYFELEPADHLTLGDPQTHLLDPGGFILLARAEGKIVGSGALLHNPADHSWKLAKMAVTSQMQGRGIGFGLCQAILDRARTMGVKRVELVSNHILLPALHVYRKLGFREIPLGTVMYKRGTIRMAVDL
- a CDS encoding DUF6992 family protein gives rise to the protein MAADLAATLPALNHGRELLAEHGMAVLGTWALLNLLVSGYLVARTDGRFETHYFHQMNVGWNFVNAVLAVVGIVRANPNHVAGLTLAASLEAQFNFEKILLLNAGLDVAYLAIGSWLRARGQTAEAQRPERLLGFGRSLWLQGGFLLLFDAGFYLVYHHYAAELLALVH
- a CDS encoding acyl-CoA thioesterase, with amino-acid sequence MAAKLLQTPETSYRIHFQDCDMLGHLNNARYLDYFLNAREDHTTEHYALNLGQLAKEEGAGWVITKHQIAYLRPANHGETVRIRTQLINFDNSNLVVEMQMLSEDGSRLKSVLWSEMAFVRVASATRTDHTDALMDMLDQLDVEDVSYDPDGFDERVKSLRKKLKRDRAGRDDE